One part of the Chryseobacterium mulctrae genome encodes these proteins:
- a CDS encoding VOC family protein, with the protein MKFKSLQPILWTENLDETIGFYLHILGFTLNERNDDWQWASLQKDGIQMMISKPNQHEKLNSIGFSGSFYFNVENVDVVWENLKTKANICYEIETFEWGMREFAIYDNNGYILQFAQPASEISREE; encoded by the coding sequence ATGAAATTCAAATCTCTACAACCAATTTTATGGACTGAAAATTTAGATGAAACCATCGGTTTTTATCTTCATATTTTAGGATTTACTTTAAATGAGAGAAATGACGATTGGCAATGGGCTTCTTTACAAAAAGATGGTATTCAGATGATGATTTCAAAGCCTAATCAACATGAGAAATTAAACAGCATCGGTTTTTCCGGCTCGTTTTATTTTAATGTGGAAAATGTAGATGTGGTATGGGAAAATTTAAAAACAAAAGCCAATATTTGCTACGAAATTGAAACCTTCGAATGGGGAATGAGAGAGTTTGCCATCTATGATAACAACGGATATATTCTGCAATTTGCTCAACCTGCGTCAGAAATTAGCAGAGAGGAATAA
- a CDS encoding glutaminyl-peptide cyclotransferase → MKNRIIVGCAGLLLAASFMVVSCKNDEKILTSLADYNASMETTGYHFGDKLDLPKDVLETAESITISFGEKESTSLVVDPKYFMLGDNAVTFNIKTKGGETLYQDATINVYSKSPEQNLNYEVVAEYPHDPKNFTQGFQLDGNTVYESEGQYGSSRLITYKLGENTPIKETKQPDDVFSEGSTIAGDKVYQLTWENKKGFVYDKSTLSMVSEFAYPDMMVKGWGLTYDGKNLIASDGTKNLYFLDKNDPSKMVKYISVAGNTSVYDQLNELEYYKGFIYANVWHKPIILKINPANGEVVGKFDFTKIADPFTKADSENVLNGIAFKGDNMLVTGKKWSKIYEVAIK, encoded by the coding sequence ATGAAAAACAGAATAATTGTAGGTTGTGCAGGACTACTTTTGGCAGCATCTTTTATGGTAGTGTCTTGTAAAAACGACGAAAAAATATTGACTTCTCTGGCTGATTATAATGCATCAATGGAAACTACAGGTTATCATTTTGGCGACAAGTTAGATCTTCCCAAAGATGTTTTAGAAACTGCAGAAAGCATCACTATCAGTTTTGGAGAAAAAGAATCTACAAGCCTTGTTGTAGACCCAAAATATTTTATGTTAGGTGATAATGCGGTAACTTTTAATATTAAAACGAAAGGCGGCGAAACTTTATATCAGGATGCTACAATTAATGTTTACAGCAAAAGCCCTGAACAAAATTTAAACTATGAAGTGGTTGCAGAATATCCGCACGATCCTAAAAACTTTACACAAGGGTTTCAGCTTGATGGAAATACAGTTTATGAAAGCGAAGGACAATACGGTTCATCAAGATTAATTACCTACAAACTTGGAGAAAATACTCCGATTAAAGAAACAAAACAACCTGATGATGTTTTTTCTGAAGGAAGTACAATTGCAGGAGATAAAGTGTATCAGCTGACTTGGGAAAACAAAAAAGGATTTGTTTACGACAAAAGTACTTTAAGCATGGTTTCTGAATTTGCTTATCCCGATATGATGGTGAAAGGTTGGGGTTTAACGTATGACGGCAAAAATCTTATCGCTTCAGACGGAACCAAAAATCTATATTTTTTAGATAAAAATGATCCTTCGAAAATGGTTAAATACATTTCTGTAGCAGGAAATACTTCAGTATACGACCAATTAAACGAGCTGGAATATTACAAAGGATTTATCTATGCAAACGTTTGGCACAAACCTATTATTTTAAAAATTAATCCTGCAAACGGCGAAGTGGTAGGGAAATTTGATTTTACAAAAATTGCTGATCCTTTTACTAAAGCAGACAGCGAAAATGTATTGAACGGAATCGCTTTCAAAGGTGATAACATGCTTGTGACAGGAAAAAAATGGTCTAAAATTTATGAAGTTGCTATCAAATAG
- a CDS encoding deoxynucleoside kinase has translation MHIAVTGNIGAGKTTLTTMLAKHYGWDAQFEDVDHNPYLEDFYADMSKWSFALQIYFLGSRFRQVKEIRESGKNIIQDRTIYEDAHIFAENLNDMKLLSDRDFKNYASLFDLMKTFVSAPDLLIYLKSDVPNLVKKIYKRGREYEASISIEYLSKLNQKYEKWISNYTEGKLLIIDVDNLDFVEKPEDFGFILEKIDAELNGLF, from the coding sequence ATGCATATTGCAGTTACAGGAAACATTGGTGCAGGAAAAACTACTTTAACGACGATGCTTGCCAAACATTACGGTTGGGATGCCCAGTTTGAAGACGTAGATCACAATCCTTATCTGGAAGATTTTTACGCAGACATGAGTAAGTGGAGTTTTGCTTTGCAGATTTATTTTCTGGGCAGCAGATTCCGTCAGGTAAAAGAGATCAGAGAAAGCGGGAAAAACATTATTCAGGATCGTACGATCTATGAAGATGCGCATATTTTTGCAGAAAACCTGAATGATATGAAGCTCTTGTCGGATAGAGATTTCAAAAACTATGCATCGCTTTTTGATTTGATGAAAACTTTTGTTTCGGCACCCGATTTGCTTATTTATCTTAAATCTGACGTGCCCAATCTGGTAAAAAAAATCTATAAAAGAGGAAGGGAATATGAAGCTTCAATCAGTATTGAATATCTTTCTAAGCTGAATCAGAAGTACGAAAAATGGATTTCAAATTATACAGAAGGTAAACTATTGATTATCGATGTTGATAATCTTGATTTTGTAGAAAAACCGGAAGATTTCGGCTTTATTTTAGAAAAAATAGATGCTGAACTGAATGGTTTGTTTTAA
- a CDS encoding ArsC/Spx/MgsR family protein translates to MIKVLHNGSCSKSNAVLEYLDENGVQFEIFNIVEDPLSVLELKTVLKKLNQSVFHIIRKEEKLYLEKFAGKDHSEEEWLQILSENPSLIQRPIIIKGSVAMLGRPLENVKFFIEK, encoded by the coding sequence ATGATTAAGGTCTTACACAACGGAAGCTGTTCAAAATCTAATGCTGTTTTAGAGTATTTAGACGAAAATGGTGTTCAGTTTGAAATCTTCAATATCGTAGAAGACCCATTAAGTGTTTTGGAACTGAAAACGGTTTTGAAAAAACTGAATCAAAGTGTTTTTCATATCATCAGAAAAGAAGAGAAATTATATCTTGAAAAATTTGCAGGAAAAGATCATTCTGAAGAAGAGTGGCTTCAGATTTTATCTGAAAATCCTTCTCTAATACAAAGACCAATCATTATAAAAGGTTCGGTTGCGATGTTGGGAAGACCTCTCGAAAATGTGAAATTCTTCATAGAAAAATAG
- a CDS encoding DUF493 family protein, producing the protein MEILQGNENKNPDEFYKSLKEKLENNHDFPEDYLFKFIIPTDDAKLTEIYKVFDGIKFTLGNRESKNGKYTACNINAFVLDADQVVRIYKEVATIENVILL; encoded by the coding sequence ATGGAAATATTACAAGGAAATGAAAACAAAAATCCTGACGAATTTTATAAATCATTAAAGGAAAAACTAGAAAACAATCATGATTTTCCGGAAGATTATCTGTTTAAATTTATTATTCCGACAGATGATGCGAAGCTTACAGAAATTTATAAAGTTTTCGACGGTATAAAGTTTACACTGGGAAACCGCGAAAGCAAGAACGGAAAATATACGGCATGCAACATCAATGCTTTTGTTTTGGATGCAGATCAGGTAGTTCGTATTTATAAAGAAGTTGCAACAATAGAAAATGTAATTTTGTTGTAA
- a CDS encoding DUF4197 family protein: protein MKKYIITAALIFGTGAVITTSLNSCSTLATSDLGLAVIKRVLLGGINKGANIYGNKEAFLQNNLVDKALPKELRDINTTLEKIAPSIVAKEREYIAEAAVYTVGISKPILETAVNSLNAQDVTRIIQGEKGTATLILKEKTQTQLVAAIAPRVEQELNKYGIVKTINTALSGSNLLGSLLGGNKTNVNAGGLSMLASEQIVNGLFNIIEDHEKQNSASLLAPFGK, encoded by the coding sequence TTAATCTTCGGAACAGGTGCAGTGATTACCACAAGTTTAAATTCTTGCTCTACCCTTGCTACTTCAGATTTGGGATTAGCAGTCATTAAAAGAGTTTTATTAGGCGGAATCAACAAAGGAGCAAATATTTACGGCAACAAGGAAGCTTTCTTACAAAACAATTTAGTAGACAAAGCGCTACCTAAAGAGTTGAGAGACATCAATACTACTTTAGAAAAAATAGCTCCTTCAATCGTTGCGAAAGAGAGAGAATACATTGCTGAAGCGGCAGTTTACACAGTAGGTATTTCAAAACCAATCTTAGAAACAGCAGTAAATAGTCTTAATGCACAAGATGTAACCAGAATTATTCAGGGTGAAAAAGGAACTGCCACTTTAATCTTGAAAGAAAAAACTCAGACACAACTTGTTGCAGCAATTGCACCAAGAGTTGAGCAGGAACTTAATAAATATGGCATCGTAAAAACCATCAACACTGCATTATCGGGAAGCAATCTTTTGGGAAGTCTTTTAGGTGGAAATAAAACCAATGTCAACGCAGGTGGATTGAGCATGTTGGCTTCAGAGCAAATTGTAAACGGTCTTTTTAATATCATCGAAGATCATGAGAAGCAAAACTCGGCGTCGTTGCTTGCGCCATTTGGAAAATAG